The following proteins are co-located in the Paludibaculum fermentans genome:
- a CDS encoding sialidase family protein — protein sequence MTTKLTVLALLAGAAFAAEPAFQQQFIFAPQKLHAHSSSIVELADGRLMTCWYIGSGERTADDVKVQAAFLKKGAKEWDAPFTLDDTPGFPDTNPLLFVDSKQRLWFLWTAILDNRWETALLKLRISEPALRAPMPKWSLSDNVLLIPEGFAGKVSPRLRELVEPVTVQRDRNEAFTAIVRSTDKLLNRLGWMPRIHPLELPSGRVLLPLYSDTYNLSLVAITDDGGKTWRPSEPLVSLGGVQPSLVRKKDGTVVAYMRDNGPPPQRVLVSESRDDGVNWSAVTDSEIPNPGSSVEVIALKTGEWVMVLNDTEKGRNRISVWMSPDEGRTWPWKKSLENTETGGYSYPSVIQTRDGKVHATYSFTGPHAKGEKELQTIKHVAFDKDWVKK from the coding sequence ATGACCACGAAACTGACCGTCCTCGCGCTGCTGGCCGGCGCGGCCTTTGCGGCGGAGCCCGCCTTCCAGCAGCAGTTCATCTTCGCGCCCCAGAAGCTGCACGCCCATTCGTCCTCCATCGTCGAACTGGCCGACGGCCGCCTGATGACCTGCTGGTACATCGGCTCCGGCGAGCGCACGGCCGACGACGTGAAGGTGCAGGCCGCCTTCCTGAAGAAGGGTGCGAAGGAGTGGGACGCTCCCTTCACGCTCGACGACACGCCCGGCTTCCCCGATACCAACCCCCTCCTGTTCGTCGACAGCAAACAGCGCCTCTGGTTCCTCTGGACCGCGATCCTCGACAACCGCTGGGAGACCGCGCTACTCAAACTGCGCATCTCGGAGCCCGCCTTACGCGCGCCCATGCCCAAGTGGTCGCTCTCTGACAACGTCCTGCTCATCCCCGAGGGCTTCGCCGGCAAGGTCAGCCCCAGGCTCCGCGAACTGGTGGAGCCCGTTACCGTCCAGCGCGACCGCAACGAGGCCTTCACGGCCATCGTCCGCTCCACAGACAAGCTGCTGAACCGGCTCGGCTGGATGCCGCGCATTCACCCTCTGGAACTGCCCTCGGGCCGCGTCCTCCTCCCGCTCTACTCAGACACCTACAACCTGTCACTGGTGGCGATCACGGACGATGGCGGCAAGACCTGGCGTCCCAGTGAACCCCTGGTCAGCCTCGGCGGAGTCCAGCCGTCGCTGGTGAGGAAGAAGGACGGCACGGTGGTGGCGTACATGCGTGACAACGGCCCGCCGCCGCAGCGCGTGCTGGTGAGTGAATCCAGGGACGACGGAGTGAACTGGAGCGCCGTCACCGACTCCGAGATCCCCAACCCCGGCTCCAGCGTCGAAGTCATCGCGTTGAAGACCGGCGAATGGGTGATGGTCCTGAACGACACCGAAAAGGGCCGCAATCGCATCTCAGTCTGGATGTCGCCGGACGAAGGCAGAACCTGGCCGTGGAAGAAAAGCCTGGAGAACACGGAAACCGGCGGCTACTCTTACCCTTCCGTCATTCAGACACGCGACGGAAAGGTCCACGCCACCTACAGCTTCACCGGCCCGCACGCCAAGGGCGAGAAGGAACTGCAGACAATCAAGCACGTTGCATTCGACAAAGACTGGGTGAAGAAGTAA